In Selenomonas dianae, a genomic segment contains:
- a CDS encoding rubredoxin, producing the protein MKTWVCTVCGWVYDEAVGDADYDLAAGVAFEDLPEDFVCPLCGVDKTLFEQQE; encoded by the coding sequence GTGAAGACATGGGTTTGTACAGTTTGCGGCTGGGTTTATGACGAGGCGGTTGGCGATGCGGACTATGATCTCGCCGCCGGTGTGGCGTTCGAGGATCTGCCGGAGGACTTCGTATGTCCGCTCTGCGGCGTAGACAAGACGCTGTTTGAGCAGCAGGAATGA